The Christiangramia flava JLT2011 genome has a segment encoding these proteins:
- a CDS encoding FAD-binding and (Fe-S)-binding domain-containing protein: MKQNFQSLKKQFKGEFHTDLLRKSIYATDASVYREIPEAVCYPKDDSDLQSLILFASENAISLIPRTAGTSLAGQCTGNGIVVDVSRYFTDVIKIDTNQNRVRVQPGVIRDDLNRKLLKHELFFGPNTSTSNRCMIGGMVGNNSSGTTSIKYGTTRDKVVSIKGFLSDGSLVEFGEISRKDFEAKMELSSLEGSVYRKIYEILNNPVNREEIQKQFPPRSLHRRNTGYALDELLYNEVFSEEDSRFNMCRLIAGSEGTLLFMTEIELQLDPLPPKFSAMIASHYPSINSCMLDVVPAMEHPLYTCEMMDKVILDCTKQNLKYRENRFFIQADPEAILMLELRADSEVELQNMVSRLQETLKKSGLSYAAPVLYAEEIEMALDLRKAGLGLLGNIVGDKKAVACIEDTAVALPVLANYIEEFSEIMKKYDQKAVYYAHAGAGELHLRPILNLKKAEEVQLFRKITEDVAHLVKKYNGSLSGEHGDGRLRAEFIEKMIGSHNYSLLKDLKFTFDPKNIFNAGKIVNADAMDTFLRYTPDRKEPEIQTLMDFSDSEGILRLAEKCNGSGDCRKSVEAGGTMCPSYRATKDEKDTTRARANALREFLTNSDKPNKFDHHELKEVLDLCISCKGCKSECPSNVDMAALKAEFQHQYHQTHKPNLRDKTFANISAYNAKAAKIPKLSRFIFSNKLTSGVAKKVMGVAPERELPKVGKQTLAAYFKKHQQELKVGNPIKTVYLFNDEFTNYLDVSVGKDALQLLKKLNYQVEMIDHPESGRSFLSKGFLTEAKKLANQNIEIFKDLITSESPLIGIEPSAILSFRDEYLRLAEDRTAAEKLAKNSFIIEEFLKMEISAGNILASQFTAKKAQIKIHAHCHQKALSNSSRTFDILNLPKNYKVTIIPSGCCGMAGSFGYEKEHYEISMRIGENSLFPAVRKAEKTTIISANGTSCRHQIFDGTGRKAQHPVSILRKAIL, from the coding sequence ATGAAGCAGAATTTTCAATCCCTGAAGAAGCAATTTAAAGGAGAATTCCATACCGATCTCCTTCGAAAATCTATTTACGCCACCGATGCTTCGGTATATCGGGAAATCCCCGAGGCCGTTTGTTACCCAAAAGACGATAGTGACCTACAGTCTCTGATCCTGTTCGCTTCGGAAAATGCAATTTCACTTATTCCCAGAACCGCGGGAACCTCGCTTGCAGGGCAATGTACCGGGAATGGAATCGTGGTAGATGTTTCCAGGTATTTTACAGATGTGATCAAAATTGACACCAACCAAAATCGGGTTAGAGTACAACCAGGTGTCATTCGGGATGATTTGAATCGAAAACTTCTGAAGCACGAGCTTTTTTTTGGACCCAATACCTCAACTTCCAACAGGTGCATGATTGGGGGGATGGTTGGGAATAATTCGAGCGGAACGACCTCTATTAAATATGGTACCACCCGTGATAAGGTCGTTTCAATCAAAGGATTTTTAAGCGACGGATCGTTGGTGGAATTTGGGGAAATAAGCCGGAAAGATTTTGAAGCTAAAATGGAACTGTCTTCACTGGAAGGGTCTGTTTACCGAAAGATCTATGAGATTTTAAACAACCCGGTGAACCGCGAGGAGATTCAGAAACAATTTCCTCCGCGCAGTTTACACCGCCGCAATACAGGATATGCGCTGGATGAGTTACTGTATAACGAAGTTTTTTCGGAAGAAGATTCGAGGTTCAATATGTGCAGGCTTATCGCCGGAAGCGAGGGGACTTTGCTATTTATGACTGAAATTGAACTGCAATTAGACCCGCTGCCGCCAAAATTTTCAGCCATGATCGCCTCTCACTATCCCAGCATTAATTCCTGTATGCTGGACGTGGTTCCTGCCATGGAGCACCCGCTGTACACTTGTGAGATGATGGATAAGGTGATCTTGGATTGCACCAAGCAGAACCTGAAATATCGCGAAAACAGGTTTTTTATACAGGCAGACCCGGAAGCGATTCTCATGCTGGAATTGCGCGCAGATTCAGAAGTGGAACTCCAGAATATGGTAAGCCGCTTGCAGGAGACCTTGAAAAAATCAGGATTATCTTATGCGGCTCCGGTGTTATATGCCGAGGAGATCGAAATGGCTCTGGATCTTCGGAAGGCGGGACTTGGATTGCTAGGAAATATTGTGGGTGATAAGAAAGCCGTGGCCTGTATCGAAGATACGGCTGTCGCGCTGCCAGTGCTGGCGAATTATATTGAAGAGTTCAGCGAGATCATGAAAAAATATGATCAGAAGGCGGTTTATTATGCACACGCCGGGGCGGGAGAATTGCATCTACGTCCAATTTTGAATCTCAAGAAGGCTGAGGAAGTACAGCTTTTCCGAAAGATCACGGAAGATGTAGCGCATCTGGTTAAAAAATATAACGGCTCTCTCAGCGGGGAGCATGGTGATGGGCGTTTGCGGGCTGAGTTCATTGAAAAGATGATCGGTTCGCATAATTACAGTCTTCTGAAGGATCTTAAATTCACGTTCGACCCCAAGAATATTTTCAACGCCGGAAAGATCGTTAATGCCGACGCGATGGATACCTTTTTGCGGTACACTCCGGATAGAAAAGAACCTGAGATCCAGACATTGATGGATTTTTCAGATTCTGAAGGGATCTTGAGGCTGGCGGAAAAATGTAACGGAAGTGGAGATTGCAGGAAATCAGTGGAAGCTGGTGGTACTATGTGCCCCAGTTATCGCGCAACCAAAGACGAAAAAGACACCACGCGGGCACGTGCCAATGCTTTACGGGAATTCCTGACTAACTCCGATAAACCGAATAAATTCGATCACCATGAACTCAAAGAGGTACTGGATCTGTGCATTAGTTGTAAAGGTTGTAAGAGCGAGTGCCCTTCTAACGTGGATATGGCCGCTCTCAAAGCTGAATTTCAGCACCAATATCATCAGACTCATAAGCCAAATCTCAGGGATAAGACCTTTGCGAATATTTCGGCATATAATGCAAAAGCGGCAAAAATTCCGAAGCTTTCCCGTTTTATTTTCAGCAATAAGCTCACATCTGGAGTAGCCAAAAAAGTTATGGGTGTTGCACCGGAAAGGGAATTACCAAAAGTGGGCAAACAAACGCTAGCGGCTTATTTTAAAAAACATCAGCAGGAATTAAAGGTTGGAAACCCTATTAAAACGGTGTATCTTTTTAATGATGAATTCACGAATTACCTCGATGTTTCCGTAGGAAAAGATGCGCTGCAGCTGCTTAAAAAACTGAATTACCAGGTGGAGATGATCGATCACCCGGAGAGCGGGCGCAGTTTTCTTTCAAAAGGTTTTTTGACAGAAGCTAAAAAACTGGCTAACCAGAACATCGAGATTTTTAAAGACCTGATTACTTCTGAAAGTCCGTTGATCGGGATCGAACCCTCTGCAATACTAAGTTTCAGGGATGAATATCTTCGATTGGCTGAAGACAGAACTGCAGCTGAAAAGCTGGCCAAAAACAGTTTCATTATCGAGGAATTTCTGAAAATGGAGATTTCAGCAGGAAATATTTTGGCTTCCCAGTTTACGGCTAAAAAAGCCCAGATTAAGATTCATGCGCACTGTCATCAGAAAGCACTTTCCAATAGTTCCAGGACCTTTGATATTTTGAACCTTCCGAAGAATTATAAGGTGACAATTATTCCTTCTGGCTGTTGCGGGATGGCCGGATCGTTCGGTTACGAGAAGGAACATTACGAGATTTCCATGCGTATTGGGGAAAATTCGCTATTTCCGGCTGTTCGAAAAGCGGAAAAAACCACGATCATCTCGGCTAACGGAACCAGTTGTCGCCATCAGATCTTTGACGGCACGGGAAGAAAGGCGCAGCACCCGGTAAGTATCCTTCGGAAAGCAATTCTATAA
- the bshA gene encoding N-acetyl-alpha-D-glucosaminyl L-malate synthase BshA, whose product MKIAIVCYPTFGGSGVVATELGLALSRRGHEVHFITYKQPVRLDQLSENIHFHEVNVPEYPLFHYQPYELALSSKLVNVVKRFGIEVLHVHYAIPHAYAGYMAKKMLEEEGISLPMVTTLHGTDITLVGNHPFYKPAVRFSINKSDFVTSVSENLKQDTLRFFNIEKEIEVIPNFIDVSKYQAKAFTDCQRELMAHNDEKIVTHISNFRKVKRIKDVIKIFYRIQKKIKARLMMVGEGPERKKAEKTVKELGIQDKVIFLGESNEIDKILCFSDLFLLPSETESFGLAALEAMVNSVPVISSNSGGLPEVNKHGQSGYLYEVGDVKSMANGAISILENNDTLARFKQQARIASERFDIHQVVPMYEELYQKALILA is encoded by the coding sequence ATGAAAATCGCAATAGTGTGCTATCCTACCTTTGGTGGTAGCGGTGTAGTGGCCACAGAACTGGGCCTGGCCCTTTCGAGAAGGGGGCATGAAGTCCATTTCATAACCTATAAACAACCGGTAAGGTTGGATCAGCTTTCTGAAAATATTCATTTCCACGAGGTGAACGTTCCGGAATATCCACTTTTTCATTACCAGCCATATGAGCTGGCATTGAGCAGTAAGCTGGTAAATGTGGTCAAGCGTTTCGGGATAGAAGTTTTGCACGTGCATTATGCCATTCCGCATGCGTATGCCGGTTATATGGCGAAGAAGATGCTGGAAGAAGAAGGAATCAGTTTGCCAATGGTGACCACGTTACACGGTACAGATATCACTTTGGTGGGAAATCATCCGTTTTATAAGCCCGCGGTGAGATTCAGTATTAATAAAAGCGATTTTGTAACGTCGGTTTCTGAAAACCTGAAACAGGACACCCTGCGATTCTTTAATATTGAAAAAGAGATCGAAGTAATTCCGAATTTTATCGATGTTTCGAAATACCAGGCTAAAGCTTTTACAGATTGCCAACGGGAGCTGATGGCTCATAATGACGAAAAGATCGTCACACACATCAGTAACTTCCGGAAGGTGAAACGCATCAAGGATGTTATTAAGATTTTTTACCGAATTCAGAAAAAGATCAAAGCCAGGCTCATGATGGTTGGTGAAGGACCAGAGCGTAAGAAAGCGGAAAAGACGGTAAAGGAATTGGGTATCCAGGATAAGGTGATTTTTCTGGGTGAAAGCAATGAAATTGATAAGATCCTTTGTTTTTCAGATCTGTTCCTGCTGCCATCTGAAACAGAAAGTTTTGGATTGGCTGCTCTTGAAGCAATGGTCAACTCTGTTCCCGTAATAAGCTCTAATTCAGGAGGTTTACCGGAAGTCAACAAACACGGTCAAAGCGGTTACTTATACGAGGTTGGCGATGTGAAGTCGATGGCTAACGGCGCCATCTCTATTTTGGAAAATAATGATACTCTTGCCCGTTTTAAGCAACAGGCCAGGATAGCTTCGGAAAGATTTGACATCCACCAGGTCGTTCCGATGTACGAGGAATTATATCAGAAAGCTTTAATACTAGCATAA